One window from the genome of Chryseobacterium culicis encodes:
- a CDS encoding M16 family metallopeptidase — MTDRQHKETVHTDKNQYEYITVTHDENNVRIYTLKNGLKVFLAQNFDAPRIQTFIPVRTGSNNDPADNTGLAHYLEHMMFKGTSRIGTQNWEKEKELLDQISALYEAHKAEQHPEKKKEIYKKIDEVSQEASQYAIANEYDKAISSLGASGTNAHTWFDETVYKNNIPNNELEKWLKIEKERFSEIVLRLFHTELESVYEEFNRAQDNDTRLVSSELMDALFPTHPNGQQTTLGRPEHLKNPSMKAIHKYFDEYYVPNNYAMVLVGDLDFDKTIQLIDHYFGTLPYKELPKKTPIIEQPITKVVTRTVKSPTTPRTQLAWRTESYGTREAMLVDVIANILSNRGEAGLLDLHINQTQKMLWAQAFSVGLRQYGYFSIVAVPKETQTLEEAKNMVLDEIELIKKGDFPDWMLPAIINDFKLQRMKGLETAEGLATTLYDSYIKGRTWEEELNEMDEYASFTKEDIVNFAHDFFKENYVVINKEKGVNDKLIRVDNPGITPVKINRDTQSEFLKDILADKTEDIKPEFIDYQKEIITDQRNGKKLSFVKNKYNDIAQLHFIFPLGSDNDRDLGISTQLLQYLGTDTHSPEDLKKEFFKIGISNDFKTTNNQLIISLSGLEENIEKGIALLQHWMQDVKPDQEIYNQFVGTVLENRQAIKKDKNRIITALNNYTKLGSNSRFTDVISREELESSNSEVFTDRMKKLFKYPYQVFFYGKNFENFKEYIGQYIETESLQIPEAKQYPEPATGGHVNFINYDMVQMEMSKIGKGNEVNPLHFGKINVFNEYFGRGLSSIVFQEMRESKSLAYSAYVSYAANSELKHPDYVTTYIGTQPDKLMIAVDTLNELMNELPEVPIQFENARNAALKQIASTRVTRNNIFFNTLRLQKLNIHHDFRKNIYEQIQSLEFEGIKQFYQTEVQSIHFNTAIIGKKENLDMEAVNKMGTFKEVSLKDIFGH, encoded by the coding sequence ATGACAGACAGACAACATAAGGAAACGGTACATACGGATAAAAACCAATACGAATATATTACGGTAACACATGACGAGAATAACGTCAGAATCTATACTTTGAAAAATGGATTAAAGGTTTTTCTTGCTCAAAATTTTGATGCTCCAAGGATACAGACCTTCATTCCCGTAAGGACAGGAAGCAATAATGATCCGGCTGATAATACAGGGCTTGCTCATTATCTAGAGCATATGATGTTTAAAGGAACTTCTCGTATTGGAACTCAGAACTGGGAAAAGGAAAAGGAACTTCTCGACCAGATCTCGGCATTGTATGAAGCGCATAAAGCAGAACAGCATCCTGAAAAGAAAAAGGAAATCTATAAAAAGATTGATGAAGTTTCTCAGGAAGCCAGTCAATATGCCATTGCCAATGAATATGACAAAGCGATTTCTTCTCTGGGAGCGAGTGGAACCAATGCCCACACCTGGTTTGATGAAACGGTATACAAAAATAATATTCCGAACAACGAGCTTGAAAAATGGCTGAAAATAGAAAAGGAAAGGTTTTCTGAAATTGTACTTCGTCTTTTCCATACCGAGCTGGAATCCGTATATGAGGAGTTTAACAGGGCGCAGGACAATGATACAAGACTTGTGAGTTCCGAACTGATGGATGCTCTTTTTCCTACTCATCCTAATGGGCAGCAAACGACACTGGGAAGGCCGGAGCATTTAAAAAATCCTTCAATGAAGGCTATTCACAAATATTTCGATGAATATTATGTTCCTAATAATTATGCCATGGTATTGGTTGGGGATCTTGATTTTGATAAGACCATTCAGTTAATCGATCACTATTTCGGCACATTACCTTATAAGGAACTTCCTAAGAAGACTCCAATTATTGAACAACCTATTACAAAAGTTGTAACAAGAACAGTGAAAAGCCCTACTACTCCACGCACTCAGCTGGCATGGAGAACAGAAAGCTATGGAACAAGAGAAGCTATGCTGGTGGATGTAATAGCGAATATACTCAGCAACAGAGGGGAAGCCGGATTACTGGATCTGCATATTAATCAGACTCAGAAAATGCTTTGGGCTCAGGCTTTTTCTGTGGGGTTAAGACAGTATGGATATTTTTCCATCGTTGCTGTTCCTAAGGAAACACAAACTCTGGAGGAAGCAAAGAATATGGTACTGGACGAAATTGAACTGATCAAGAAAGGAGATTTTCCGGATTGGATGCTTCCCGCCATCATTAATGATTTCAAACTTCAGAGAATGAAAGGCCTTGAAACAGCTGAAGGTCTTGCTACCACGCTATATGATTCTTATATAAAAGGAAGAACCTGGGAAGAAGAACTGAATGAAATGGATGAGTATGCTTCTTTCACTAAAGAAGATATTGTGAATTTTGCCCATGATTTTTTCAAAGAAAACTATGTGGTTATCAATAAAGAAAAAGGGGTAAATGACAAATTGATCAGGGTTGACAACCCGGGAATCACTCCTGTTAAAATTAACCGTGATACACAATCTGAATTTTTAAAAGATATTTTAGCGGATAAAACCGAGGATATTAAACCTGAGTTTATCGATTATCAGAAAGAAATTATCACAGATCAGCGTAACGGAAAGAAACTAAGCTTCGTAAAGAATAAGTATAACGATATTGCCCAGCTGCATTTTATTTTTCCTTTGGGAAGTGATAATGACAGGGATCTAGGAATTTCCACTCAGCTTCTGCAGTATTTGGGAACAGATACCCATTCACCGGAAGATTTGAAAAAGGAATTTTTCAAAATCGGAATCAGCAATGATTTTAAAACAACAAACAACCAGCTGATTATATCTCTAAGCGGACTGGAAGAAAATATAGAAAAAGGAATTGCTCTTTTACAGCATTGGATGCAGGATGTAAAACCTGATCAGGAAATCTACAATCAGTTTGTGGGTACAGTATTGGAAAACCGTCAGGCTATCAAGAAAGATAAAAACCGTATTATAACTGCTTTAAACAATTACACAAAACTGGGCAGCAACTCACGTTTTACGGATGTCATTTCCAGGGAAGAGCTTGAAAGCAGCAATTCTGAAGTATTCACAGACAGAATGAAAAAGCTTTTCAAATATCCTTACCAGGTATTTTTCTACGGTAAAAATTTTGAAAACTTCAAAGAATATATCGGCCAGTATATAGAAACTGAGAGCCTTCAGATACCCGAAGCCAAGCAATATCCGGAACCTGCAACGGGAGGACATGTCAATTTCATCAACTATGATATGGTTCAGATGGAAATGAGCAAGATTGGTAAAGGAAACGAAGTGAACCCACTTCATTTTGGAAAGATCAATGTTTTCAATGAATATTTTGGAAGAGGATTATCTTCGATTGTTTTCCAGGAAATGCGTGAAAGTAAAAGTCTTGCCTATTCAGCCTATGTTTCTTACGCAGCCAACTCTGAGCTGAAGCACCCTGACTATGTAACCACTTATATCGGAACACAGCCTGACAAACTAATGATTGCAGTGGATACCCTGAACGAACTGATGAACGAACTTCCCGAAGTACCTATTCAGTTTGAGAATGCCAGAAATGCAGCGCTGAAGCAGATTGCTTCAACAAGGGTTACCCGAAATAATATATTTTTTAATACCTTAAGACTGCAGAAGCTCAATATTCATCATGATTTCAGAAAGAATATTTATGAACAGATCCAGAGCCTGGAGTTTGAAGGTATCAAACAGTTTTATCAGACAGAAGTCCAATCAATACATTTTAATACAGCCATTATCGGTAAAAAAGAGAATCTTGATATGGAAGCTGTCAATAAAATGGGAACATTTAAAGAAGTAAGCCTGAAAGATATTTTCGGACATTAA